Within the Dechloromonas denitrificans genome, the region CTTGAGCGGCAGGTAGCTTTGCCCCTGCTTGCAGCCGTGCAGGGCGATGTGCAGGCGGCAGGCAGCGCCCCTGGCGCAATTGTCGGGTACATACAGCCAGCCGCTTTGATCCAGCCCGGAATGCCAGAGGAAGCTGAACGCGCCATCCTGCGGAATGAAGGGGGTCTGATCGATCTCGATGAACCGCCCGCGCGCGCGTTTTACCGGCGCTTTCAGCGGCCCGTAGATCCAGCTGAGGATCGCCTGGGCGCTATCGAAGCCGCATTTGCCGAGATAGGGGACATCGGTCACCGCGCAGGCGCTGCCGTAGGCCTTGGTCGGCAGGGTATGGCCGGCGTTTTCGAGGGTCACGGCGGAATAATTGGCGGCCGGGACAGCGAGCTTGGCGTAGTAGTCGGCGAGTTGTCTGGTCACCGGTGCCGGCACCAACGGGTCCTTGCCGCCGGCCAGCGAAATGATGCGTTGCCGGCTCAGGTTGGCCGGATCGTCGATCAGCCCGCCGGCAAAGCTCGCCTTGGTGCCATCGACCAGCGTCGAAACCTGCGCGCTGGTCGGCGTAACCTCGCAGGCCAGGTTCGGCTCGCCGGTACAGGAGCACTTGGTGGTTGCTTTAACCACATCGTTTTGCGAACAGTTGTAGGGGCCGCCGGCGACGATGCCCGCCCCCTTGATGATCGAAGAGTGGGCCACCTGAAACTGGACCGACATGAAGCCGCCGGAGGAAATGCCGGATACCGAGGTCTGCTGGATATCGATATTCAAGGCCGGCAGCGGTTCCGGCGCCGCCTGACAGACCAGCGCGACAGCAGCGAGCAGGACGAAGGGGGGTTTCCAGATGCGGGGAAGATAATTGGGACGATGGGGCATGGCATTTCTCCGAAAAAGCTGGCGAAACGGGCCACCTGGCCGGCAAACGACAACCGGGAACGAGCTGCGTGGCGCCAGAAAGACGATTGGAATGCGGGTTGGCCATTTTTCGGTCACGGCTCAAGCAGAACCAGCCCGGCGCAATTCGGCCTACCCAAAATCAATATAGCGGCCAAAACGGAGAATGCTAGCGTCGTATGAATGATGCCGGGAACCGCCCCCGGCCTGCCCGGTAGCAGGCGGATTCGGGTCTGCATGCCAAAGAAACAACCGGAGTCAGCCCTCAATTACTCCGACAGTGCCAGCCACCTGATCGGCCGAGTATTTGTTGCTGATCAGGGAAAAATAATTGATTGACGCCCAGCGCCAACACGTCAATTCGATCAACGCTGCGCCAACGCTTCACAGCCGCCTTCCAGCTTGACGAAGGCGTTGATCGATGTCCCCACCTCGGCGGCGTACCCGTCGTAGGACGCTGCAATAGCTGACCTTTTCTCTGTCGTGCGAAAAACCATTGCTGGGGGCGCTTCGGCGACGATGCGGTCCTTGATTTCCAAGATTCCCAGTATTTGCGGAAATTCGGCCTCAAATCGCTGTGACTGAATTTGTCGTTTTGCAACGATGTTCGAGAAGGTGGGCAACAACCCAGCCAAGTCTGGCGACACCAGGCATTGCTGGGGTTTTCGACCATTGGCAAAGGTGACCTGGACGGCAAACCGATCAGCCGGCTTTGATCGCTGCGCGGTTAATGTCAGCGCGTTGGTGCGGTAGGTCAGGGACATCACTTCGTCGTCCAGAATGCTGATGATCTCGGTGCCAGCAACAATCTCCCGATCCGGGCTTGCGGCAACAAGGTCATTTTTGCCAAGTTCGGTCAAACCCACCCCCGAAAATAGTCCGACCACAAAAACCAGGCCGAATAGTCCGTATCGCTTGATGGCCGGATTCATGAGACCAGCACCGTTGTGCCAACCGAGACCCATCCGTAAAGCGCTTTCGCATCGGCCTCGGCCAAGCGAACGCATCCGTGCGACCCGAACCAGTCTCCGACACTGCTGCGGGCAGTGCGCACGACGGACAATGGCACGACGCCGTGGTACTGATGCAGCGCCTTACCGTCTTGGGTAAAGAACATGGCATAGTCCATCTGCACACTATAGGTATGGCTACGGTAGGGGTGAACCTTGCGCATGACTCTGAACATCCCTCGATCCGTTGGGTGCTCATTATCGCCGGTCACGCACTCGAACCTGAAAATCCTCGTATTTCCTTCATGGGCTTCAACGATTTGTTGGGCCAGGTTCACCTTGATGGTCTTGGTTGCAGATTTCTTTGCTGGTTGAACCATGCGCGTCTCCTCAATGTCGCTATAGATAAGCCGATCCGTCATCGACGGAAACGAATACTAAAACAACAATGGCATATTGCGCGGTGATTCTTACCGGCGGGATATCGGGATCACACCCCAAACTACCGGATGCAAAAACTACGGTTTTTTGATCGTCGGCAGGAACGCCGTCAGCAAGCCGATCAGCGGCAGATAGGCGCAGACCCGATACACCGTCTCGATGCTCGTCGCGTCGGCCAACTGCCCCAGTAGCGCGGCGCCGATGCCGCCCATGCCGAAGGCGAAGCCGAAGAACAGGCCGGAGATGGCGCCGACCTTGCCGGGCAGCAGTTCCTGGGCGTAGACAAGGATGGCCGAGAAGGCCGAGGCGAGGATCATGCCGATGATCACCGAGAGGATGCCGGTCCAGAACAGCCCGACGTGCGGCAGCAGCAGCGTGAAGGGGGCGACACCGAGGATCGAACCCCAGATGACGCGCTTGCGCCCGATCCGGTCGCCGATCGGCCCGCCGGCCACGGTGCCCGCCGCCACGGCGAAGAGGAAGACGAACAGGTAGATCTGGGCGTGCGGCAGCGTCAGGCCGAACTTGTCCATCAGGTAGAAGGTGTAATAGCTGCTCAGGCTGGCCATGTAGAAGAACTTGGAGAAGATCAGCAGGCCGAGGATAGCGAGCGACCAGCCGATCTGACGGCGGGTCAGGCCGTTGGCTGCATGCGCCTTCATGCGCTTCCTGAAGTTGGCGACATGGTGGCTGGACCAGCGCCCGACGAAACTGAGCACGACGACGCCGATCAGCGCGAACAGCGAAAACCAGGCGGCGCTGCCCTGCCCGTACGGCACAACGATCAGCGCAGCGAGCAACGGCCCGATCGCCGAGCCGAGGTTGCCGCCGATCTGGAACAGCGACTGCGCCAGGCCGGGCTGGCTGCCGGCCGCCATGCGGGCGACACGCGAGGATTCCGGGTGGAAGACCGATGAGCCCATACCGATCAGCATCGCCGAAACCAGCACGGCCTCGAAGCTGCCAGCCTGCGACAGCGAGAGCAGGCCGACCAGCGTGAAGCCCATGCCGAGCGGCAGCGAGTACGGCTTCGGCCGGTGGTCGGTGTATAGGCCGATCAGCGGCTGGAGCAGCGAGGCGGTGAGCTGGTAGGTCAGAGTGATCATGCCGATCTGGCCGAAGCTCAGGTTGAGGCCGAGCTTGAGCATCGGGTAGATGGCGAGCAGCACCGATTGCATCATGTCGTTCAACAGGTGCGAGAAGCTGATCGCCGCAATCACCGGATAGGTGGTGGCATTCAGGGCGTCGGCGGCGGGCGGCGCGGCGAGATTGGCATCGGCGGTGAGGGTCTTTTCCATGATGGGTACTTCCAGATTTCCGGAATGCCAGTCTAGAATGACCGATCCCAGCATGTCCGGACAAAAAATATCGTGAAATGGACAATCGCCGGCCCAACGATGAGTTGCGGCCATGACGACGAACACCAGACCCTGCCCCACCCGGTCACCGCCAAAGCACGCAATTACCGCGGTGGCGAAACGCCGGTGCACAGCCATCTGCGGGCACAACTGATCTATGCCGGCAGCGGCGTCATGCGCGTCGAAACCGAGGCCGGCAGCTGGGTGGTGCCGCCGGTGCGCGGCGTGTGGATTCCGGCCAACACGGCGCACCGGGTGATCATGCTCGGCCCGGTCGAGATGCGCACGCTGTACATCCGCCCCGACGCGGCACCCGACCTGCCCGACAGTTGCTGCCTGCTCGACGTCAGCCCGCTGCTGCGCGCCCTGATCCTCGCCCTGCTCGACGAACCGCTGGCCTACGACCGGGCCGGCCGCGGCGGCCAGATCGCGGCGCTGGCGCTGGCCGAACTGCGTTTCCTGAGAATCCCCGCGCTGCACCTGCCGATGCCGGGCGAGCCACGCCTGCACCGGCTGTGCGAGGAACTGGTCGCCAACCCGGACAGCCGCGAAACGCTGGAGACCCTGGCCGAGCAGCAGGCGACCAGCAGCCGGACGCTGGCCCGCCAGTTCCAGCGCGAAACCGGCATGAGCTTTCGCCAGTGGCGGCAGCAGGCACGGCTGGTCGAAGCGCTCGGCCATCTGGCCAACAACGTGCCGGTCGCGCTGGTCGCCGAAAAACTTGGCTACCGCAGCGCCAGCGCCTTTACCGCGATGTTCCGGCGAACGCTGGGCATGGAGCCGCGCCGCTATTTTTCCGCCGAGCCGGCGGCCCCGTCAGCAGCCTGAGTTCCCGATCAGGTCAGGCTTTCCAGCCATTGCTGCAACTTGCCGGCAGCCTCCGGCCATTGCGGGTCGAGCATCAGCATGTGGCCGGCGCCGGGGATCACCACGGTTTTTGCCTGCCACGCGGCGGCGGTGAAATAGAGCATCGAGGCCGGGAATACCTGGTCTTGCGAGCCGCCCATGACCAGCGCCGGGATTCTTGCCCGGCGACGCGCCAGACGGAGCGGTGCCATGACCATTTCGGCCACCGACTTCTCCGATTCCGGCTGGAGCAGCGGCAGGTACTGCAGCGTTTCTTCGGCCGGCAGGCTCGGCGAAAAGTACACCTTGGCCATGGTCCGCATGGTTTTTTCGCTGGCTGTGCCATTGACCGCATTGGGCAGTTCGGCGAAAAAATCCGGCATGCTCAGCGCGAAGCGGCTGACCGTACCGGCCGTACCGGTTGGCGGCACCGGTGCCAGGAAAGCGACGGCGCTGGCCGTTCCCTGTTCGAGAAAGCGCTGGCAGACCAGGCAGCCCATGGAATGGGCAATCAGCACCGGTACTTCGGGCAGCGCGGCGACCGCCGAGGACAGATCGGCGACATAGTCGTCGAGGCCGAATTCATCGAGGCGTTCGCGCCCCGGACTAGCGCCGTGACCGGAAAGGTCGACCGCGTAACAGTCGTAACCCCGTTCCTGAAAGTAGGGAATGAAACGCACATTCCAGCAGGCCGCATTGCTGTAGCCGCCGTGCACGAAAAGTAGCGGCGGCTGGCCGCCGGGCCGGGCGGCCGGATGATGGTGAATCTGGACAGTTGGTCTGGGCATGTCTAATGTTCGAGAAAAGACGCGGGTTAGAGACAGCTTCGGTTGGTCACCGCAAATGACAAACCGGAAAATCACTGCGGTTTTAACACAGATATTTTACTTTTCCGCTGACAATTACCGTCGCCAACACGGTATCCCAATGGCCAACCGAGCTTGGGCAAATGGCCGGCGCGTACTCAATCCTTGCTGAATTCGAGGCTTTCATGAAACAGAGCATCAGCTTCATCACACTCGGCGTCGCCGATCTGGCCCGCAGCCGGGCTTTCTATCAGGCACTGGGCTGGCGCGAATCATCGGCCAGCCAGGAGGGAATAGCCTTCTTTCAGGCTGGTTCGCTGGCCTTTGCCTTGTTCCAGCGGGATGCGCTGGCCGAGGATGCCAACGTGCCGGCCACCGGCAGCGGCTTTGCCCGCTTTACGCTGGCCCATAACGTGGCCTCCGAAGCGGCCGTGCAGGCTTTGCTCGATGAAGCGGTGGCGGCCGGTGCGACCCTGGCGCGGCCGGCCGACAAGGTCTTCTGGGGCGGCTTTCGCGGCTACTTCGCCGACCCCGACGGCTTTCTCTGGGAAGCCTGCTACAACCCGTTCGTGACGCTGAATGCCGACGGTACGATCCGCCTTACGGATTAAGATCGACGACGTCTTCGCCCCCCATCGAGATCGGTCTGATCGGGCTTTTCGGGAACGGCAACCTCCGTCTCTGAGCAAGCCGGCAATGTTCGGTCGAAGGTGAAGATACAAATTCGGCTTTACTCGAACGGAAAAAACGATTAAAAGCTGCTGCAAACTCCGATTTGAGATTCCCATGTCCGAAGATGAACTGATCCAGCAAGCCGACCGTATGATCGAAGCCGCGATGAATGGCCGGACGCCGCATCAAGTGTTGCTTGAAAACTCGCTCGCCGAGAGCGCGAACGTTGCCGAGCGGGCGGCGGCCATTGCCAAGAACCGCGAACGCGCCATCAAGCTGCTGGCGGCGCTGGAAAAAAGCGGCGGCTGAACTTCCCCGCCCCGGCATCACGCCCGGGACGAAGACCGGCTGCCCGACGCGGCGCCCCCGCCTAGCGAACCTCGTCGACGATCTGGACCATTCTTTCCTCGACCTCGCGGCCCAGCCGGACCAGTTCGGGATGGTCCGAAAGCGTGGCGAGCAGGCTTTCCGGCCGGAGCAGGCCAATCTTGGTCGCGCCGTTTTCGGTATATACCGAAATCCGCCAGGGCAAGGCCAGGCTCAACCGCAAGTCGATGGCCAGCATCTTTTCGATCTGGCGATAATTGCAAATATCGAACACTTGGCAGTCGTCATCGAGATCGATGCCCTTGCGCCGCAAGGTATCGCCAAGGTCATGGCCGTGCAGAACGACAAAGCCGAGACGCTGGACGACCGGCTCCAGATCGAAGATCACTTCGCTGAACGATTTGCTGCTTTCGACGACGTAATACACGGATTTTCCTTGTTGAGCTGTTGGCAATGGCGCGCGGCGGCCAAGGGTAATGAACATCGCCCTGCGGAACAACTCCGGTAGACGAAAAAAAGCTGGCTCACGTTATCCACGTGGCCAGCCTTGGCGTTACGGCTTGTCCGGGCTTGCCTAGACCCGGTACTGGGCAACGATTTCCTGCAGTTCCCGGGCGAGTTCGGCGAGTTGCTCGGAGGTTTCCGAAGTCGACTGCGCCGCGGCGCTGTTTTCCTCGGTCATCTGGGCGATCCGCTCGACCTGCTGGGCAATCTGGGTGCTGGCAACGCCTTGTTCGCGAATCGAACTGGTGATGTCGCTGACCATTGCCACCGTGTCACGCGAACCGTTGCCGATTTCCTGCATCGAGCTGCTTGCCTGTTCGGCAAAGCCGACCCCGGCCTCGACCGCGCCTTCGACGCTTTGAATGCTCTTGACGGCCGCCTGCGAGCCGGCAACCATCTGCTGAATGGTGCTGGCGATCTCCTGCGTCGACAGACCGGTACGCTCGGCCAGTTTGCGCACTTCATCGGCAACCACGGCGAAACCACGCCCCTG harbors:
- a CDS encoding poly(3-hydroxybutyrate) depolymerase, which produces MPHRPNYLPRIWKPPFVLLAAVALVCQAAPEPLPALNIDIQQTSVSGISSGGFMSVQFQVAHSSIIKGAGIVAGGPYNCSQNDVVKATTKCSCTGEPNLACEVTPTSAQVSTLVDGTKASFAGGLIDDPANLSRQRIISLAGGKDPLVPAPVTRQLADYYAKLAVPAANYSAVTLENAGHTLPTKAYGSACAVTDVPYLGKCGFDSAQAILSWIYGPLKAPVKRARGRFIEIDQTPFIPQDGAFSFLWHSGLDQSGWLYVPDNCARGAACRLHIALHGCKQGQSYLPLKPPPGGGLYNGTTFVKNAGYDRVAANNNIVVLFPQAVSIPAVNPNGCWDWWGYTDQHYADRQGVQIRALRGMVDRLSSGRH
- a CDS encoding L,D-transpeptidase; translated protein: MVQPAKKSATKTIKVNLAQQIVEAHEGNTRIFRFECVTGDNEHPTDRGMFRVMRKVHPYRSHTYSVQMDYAMFFTQDGKALHQYHGVVPLSVVRTARSSVGDWFGSHGCVRLAEADAKALYGWVSVGTTVLVS
- a CDS encoding MFS transporter → MEKTLTADANLAAPPAADALNATTYPVIAAISFSHLLNDMMQSVLLAIYPMLKLGLNLSFGQIGMITLTYQLTASLLQPLIGLYTDHRPKPYSLPLGMGFTLVGLLSLSQAGSFEAVLVSAMLIGMGSSVFHPESSRVARMAAGSQPGLAQSLFQIGGNLGSAIGPLLAALIVVPYGQGSAAWFSLFALIGVVVLSFVGRWSSHHVANFRKRMKAHAANGLTRRQIGWSLAILGLLIFSKFFYMASLSSYYTFYLMDKFGLTLPHAQIYLFVFLFAVAAGTVAGGPIGDRIGRKRVIWGSILGVAPFTLLLPHVGLFWTGILSVIIGMILASAFSAILVYAQELLPGKVGAISGLFFGFAFGMGGIGAALLGQLADATSIETVYRVCAYLPLIGLLTAFLPTIKKP
- a CDS encoding AraC family transcriptional regulator; protein product: MKWTIAGPTMSCGHDDEHQTLPHPVTAKARNYRGGETPVHSHLRAQLIYAGSGVMRVETEAGSWVVPPVRGVWIPANTAHRVIMLGPVEMRTLYIRPDAAPDLPDSCCLLDVSPLLRALILALLDEPLAYDRAGRGGQIAALALAELRFLRIPALHLPMPGEPRLHRLCEELVANPDSRETLETLAEQQATSSRTLARQFQRETGMSFRQWRQQARLVEALGHLANNVPVALVAEKLGYRSASAFTAMFRRTLGMEPRRYFSAEPAAPSAA
- a CDS encoding alpha/beta hydrolase; this encodes MPRPTVQIHHHPAARPGGQPPLLFVHGGYSNAACWNVRFIPYFQERGYDCYAVDLSGHGASPGRERLDEFGLDDYVADLSSAVAALPEVPVLIAHSMGCLVCQRFLEQGTASAVAFLAPVPPTGTAGTVSRFALSMPDFFAELPNAVNGTASEKTMRTMAKVYFSPSLPAEETLQYLPLLQPESEKSVAEMVMAPLRLARRRARIPALVMGGSQDQVFPASMLYFTAAAWQAKTVVIPGAGHMLMLDPQWPEAAGKLQQWLESLT
- a CDS encoding VOC family protein, which translates into the protein MKQSISFITLGVADLARSRAFYQALGWRESSASQEGIAFFQAGSLAFALFQRDALAEDANVPATGSGFARFTLAHNVASEAAVQALLDEAVAAGATLARPADKVFWGGFRGYFADPDGFLWEACYNPFVTLNADGTIRLTD
- a CDS encoding DUF302 domain-containing protein, with protein sequence MYYVVESSKSFSEVIFDLEPVVQRLGFVVLHGHDLGDTLRRKGIDLDDDCQVFDICNYRQIEKMLAIDLRLSLALPWRISVYTENGATKIGLLRPESLLATLSDHPELVRLGREVEERMVQIVDEVR